The window AGTGTGAGTTACATATAAAGGTAGCCTAAAATTAAGGCATTTCACCCACTTTTGATAGAAAAATTGCGTAAAAAAGTTAATTTTTTTGATAAGTAGGGGGGATGGCCCCCCATTGGGTTTTAGCGGATCACATCTGGGGCATTCCCGGAGGCATTCCGCCGGGTCCGCCTGCTCCTCCCGCGGGCGTGGGAGGTGCCTTGCGCGACGCGATGACATCGTCGATCCTGAGGATCATGTTGGACACTTCCTCAGCGGAGTTGATGGCCTGGGACTTGACCCTGAGGGGCTCGATGACGTTGCGGGACAGCATGTCGACCGCCTCTCCGGTGTCGAGGTCGAGTCCGTAGTACTTGGCTTTCGCACCCTTGGTCTCGTGGGCGTTCTTCAGCTTGATGATGCTGTCGATGGGGTCGATTCCGGCGTTCTCGGCGAGGGTCCAGGGGATGATCTCCAGGGCCTTTGCGAACTTCTCGATGGCGAGCTGCTCTCTGCCGCCGACGGAGGATGCGTAGTCCATGAGTGCGAGCTCAAGCTCGATCTCGGGTGCTCCTGCTCCTGCGACGACCTTTCCGTCCTCGATAGCCACTCCGACGGAGCGGATGGCGTCCGTGAGTGCCCTCTCGACTTCCTCGAGAACATGCTCGGTTCCGCCGCGGATGAAGATTGTGACCGCCTTGGCGTTCTTGCATCCGGTGATGAAGGACATTCCGTCCTCTGCGACCTTCTTCTCCTCGACCGCGCCTGCGGTTCCGAGATCCTTGCTGGTGATGTCCATGACGTTGGCGCAGATCGTAGCACCGGTAGCCAGCGAGATCGCGTCAAGATCGGAGGACTTGCATCTCCTGTATGCGAGGATTCCTGCCTTTGCGAGGTAGTGCTGGACGAGCTCATCGACTCCCTTGGAGCAGTAGACGACGTTGGCTCCGGCCTTCTTGATGGCCTCGACCATGGCCTTCATGGAGTTCTCCTCCTCTGAAAGGAACGAGGACATCATGGAGGGGTCGGTGATCTGGATGGATGCGTCGAATTCGGTCTTCTTGACCTCGAGTCCGCATGAGAACAGTGCGATCTTCGCATTCTCGACCTTGGAGGGCATCCTTGTGTGTATCTTCTCCTTGTCGACGACTATTCCCTCGACGATCTCGGTGTCCGCGATCGTTCCGCCGACCTTCTTCTGGAGGCGGATGTTCTTGGGGTCAACGATTCCCTTGTCCGCGACAGCCTTCGCGGCCTTGACGACGAGGTCTGCCAGAAGGGATTCCTCGTCACCGACGGACTTTCCAGTCAGCGCTGTTGCGGCGACCTGTTTGAGTATCTTGTCGTTCTTCGCGTCGACTGCGATCTTGTCGAGGATCTCGACCGCCTTCGCGGCAGCCATCTTGTATCCGTTGGTGATGACCGTGGGGTGGACGTTAGCGTCGATGAGCTCCTCGGACTGCTTGAGCAGTTCTCCTGCCAGGACGACGGATGTCGTTGTTCCGTCTCCGCACTCGGAGTCCTGTGTCTTGGCGACCTCGACGACCATCTTGGCTGCGGGGTGCTGGACGTCGATCTCCTTCAGGATGGTGACTCCGTCGTTCGTGATGACGACGTCGCCGATCGTGTTGACGAGCATCTTGTCCATTCCCTTGGGTCCGAGTGTGGACCTTACTGCATCAGCGACCGCCTTCGCGGCTGCGATGTTGTTGAACTGGGCTTCTTTGTCCTTGCTTCTCTGAGTACCCTCTTTGAGTACGATGACAGGCTGATTTCCAGAACCATACATGGCTTTCACCTTTCTATGTTGGCCGATATTTTAGTTCTTCTATATAAAGGATGCTAATCATCCATCATAATGCACGAGGCATGCCAGCGTCAATAGAAGTCCTCGATGCGGCGCTGGATGAGATAGTCCTTCAGGACCTCGGAGTTCTTCAGCCAACGCTCTTTCTTTAGGTCCATGAACGCTTCGATCTGGGGCCAGAGGCCCTCGAGGCTCTCTGCGATGTACGGTTCCGTCCTCAGTGCGGCACGTACGTTCTCGCGGATGTTCCATACGCCAAGGGGGATGTCGTAGCCGGGGTGGATCTCCCTGAACACAAGGACGGCGGCGGACCTGCCGATCGACCTTAGGTACTCCGCAGCGGCCAGTCTTGCCGCGTAGTAGGCGCCCGTGATGTTGTCGGCATAGGATTTGCGTCCCTCGAAGAACTCGTGGTCGTGGGACAGTATCATCTCGTTTGGACTGGGATTCCAGGAGGTCTTGGGGTACCATGCCTCCATCATCTCGAACCTCCAGGTCAGCGGCATCATAACGATGGACCACCAGTTGTCCAGTTCCTTCCACTGGAACAGCCTGAACTCGTCGATGGTCTCGTTGTACTTGATCTCCTTGACGATGTCCTTGCTTATGATGTCGTCGACGGCGGTTATGCTCCATCTGGTGGGGACGAATCTCCTGTTCTTCTTCACGCCCATGGTTCCGACGGAGAACGCCTTCTCGATATCCGATACGAGCGTACCGTTGGTGTATGCGGAGATCACGGCATCCGACGACCTCATGTCTGTATCGTAGAATGATTTCTCCAGATTGTGCTCGAACCTCCCGTTCGCGACGGTGATGCTGGCGAGCTTGCCGGAGGGGCCGAAGGGCATGATCTCGTCGTCGAGGACTATCCTCCCAGACGGCCTCCTCTCGAAGAAGCTCTCCACTTCCACAGGTTTCTCCGTCAGGGCCAGTTCCTGGACGTTGTCGACGATTTTGCCAGATTTCTCGAAGTTCACCGCGTCGATCCTGTACTTCCCGCGGACCAGCTGGAACCTCATGGAGGCGATGTCGTACATGGACTTGCCGCCCCAAAGCTCGGGTTTGTCCAGGATGGTGGTGTCGCCCATGAAGGTGGGCATCAGCGGGCCGATGTCGACCTTCGGATACCCGTACCTCCCGACGAACACTGCAGGCGGGGAGCTCCCGGCTATGTCGTTGGACTTGATCTCCGGGGTGCTGATCTTCCTGGAATAGAATTTGAGCATCAGGGGACATTGCGGCTTGCCGCAGAGACGTCTGGTTCCCTTGCAGACGTTGCAAAGCCCGTTCTTGACGACGACGTCCCCTGAATCGAAGACTTCGTCGAAGAGTGTCCCCTGTCCCATGATGACCCTAATTGATTACTAGGATAATAAAAGTCGCAAAGTCATGAAAACGGATAGAGGAGACAGGTGGATTTCTCCGTGCAAGGGGCTGTCTCCTGCT of the methanogenic archaeon mixed culture ISO4-G1 genome contains:
- a CDS encoding thermosome subunit, with the protein product MYGSGNQPVIVLKEGTQRSKDKEAQFNNIAAAKAVADAVRSTLGPKGMDKMLVNTIGDVVITNDGVTILKEIDVQHPAAKMVVEVAKTQDSECGDGTTTSVVLAGELLKQSEELIDANVHPTVITNGYKMAAAKAVEILDKIAVDAKNDKILKQVAATALTGKSVGDEESLLADLVVKAAKAVADKGIVDPKNIRLQKKVGGTIADTEIVEGIVVDKEKIHTRMPSKVENAKIALFSCGLEVKKTEFDASIQITDPSMMSSFLSEEENSMKAMVEAIKKAGANVVYCSKGVDELVQHYLAKAGILAYRRCKSSDLDAISLATGATICANVMDITSKDLGTAGAVEEKKVAEDGMSFITGCKNAKAVTIFIRGGTEHVLEEVERALTDAIRSVGVAIEDGKVVAGAGAPEIELELALMDYASSVGGREQLAIEKFAKALEIIPWTLAENAGIDPIDSIIKLKNAHETKGAKAKYYGLDLDTGEAVDMLSRNVIEPLRVKSQAINSAEEVSNMILRIDDVIASRKAPPTPAGGAGGPGGMPPGMPQM